In Sphingomonas paeninsulae, the following proteins share a genomic window:
- a CDS encoding lysozyme inhibitor LprI family protein, with the protein MTWKMAAMAAVLFAPAGVSLAQGRASGLSAKYTACQARAGGNTVQMGICAQTEMASQDARLNKSYQQVMRQLAATPARRIALRDEQRSWLKARDYDCKVDQETINSSCIVAKTALRADELESKIRF; encoded by the coding sequence ATGACATGGAAGATGGCGGCAATGGCTGCAGTTCTTTTCGCCCCTGCCGGGGTTTCGCTTGCGCAAGGTCGAGCGTCTGGCCTGTCTGCGAAATACACTGCCTGTCAGGCGCGCGCGGGAGGAAACACTGTCCAGATGGGCATCTGCGCGCAAACCGAAATGGCCTCGCAGGATGCGCGCCTCAACAAGTCTTATCAGCAAGTGATGCGCCAGCTGGCGGCTACGCCGGCGCGACGCATAGCTTTGCGTGACGAGCAGCGATCTTGGCTGAAGGCGCGAGACTATGATTGCAAGGTCGATCAGGAAACGATCAACAGTAGCTGTATCGTCGCGAAGACTGCCTTACGCGCCGACGAGCTGGAGAGCAAAATCCGATTTTAG
- a CDS encoding DUF6180 family protein, with amino-acid sequence MRIVLNMVAIAVVTAISGAGVAASPRFGLEYRVERKDAGTLSLATCLATARKASADLGYVAMTAKSYPGQLTVFASGPANGGGSLTVYCIAVDKKTAFVVQALDYNRAQSAAAKRTAGYVHQALLRAR; translated from the coding sequence TTGCGTATCGTCCTGAATATGGTTGCGATAGCCGTGGTCACCGCAATCTCTGGAGCTGGCGTTGCTGCGAGCCCGCGTTTCGGATTGGAGTATCGGGTCGAGCGCAAGGATGCTGGAACCCTGAGCCTAGCAACTTGTCTCGCTACCGCCAGGAAGGCGTCAGCCGATCTGGGATATGTCGCGATGACCGCCAAAAGTTATCCGGGGCAATTGACAGTTTTCGCGTCGGGACCAGCAAATGGTGGTGGATCACTCACGGTCTATTGCATTGCAGTGGATAAAAAGACGGCTTTTGTCGTGCAGGCCCTGGATTACAACCGTGCTCAAAGCGCTGCGGCGAAGCGTACAGCAGGCTATGTCCATCAGGCTCTGCTGCGGGCGCGATGA
- a CDS encoding phosphatase PAP2 family protein encodes MPNVKRVAKKQTAKVEQTDRKVAHETGGKRDTSFMKAVGKISDLADQPPLIALGATTTILGLAAGNDRLARTGMRILASHWLATAAKSFVKHRIDRTRPFVMLNGGSYHAEKGSSTAKRENSFPSGHTAGAIAVARAIAREYPERAPVAYGAAVSAAAVQLPRGTHFLSDVLVGGLIGFAAEAAISVFLHKNTSDLFPSASRAAAASID; translated from the coding sequence ATGCCGAACGTGAAGCGGGTTGCGAAAAAACAGACAGCCAAAGTCGAGCAAACTGATCGAAAAGTTGCCCATGAGACCGGAGGCAAGCGCGACACCTCCTTTATGAAGGCCGTCGGGAAAATCAGTGATCTGGCCGATCAGCCTCCATTGATAGCGCTTGGCGCCACCACCACCATCTTAGGTCTGGCAGCAGGCAACGATCGTCTCGCTCGCACCGGGATGCGGATACTGGCAAGTCACTGGCTCGCAACTGCTGCGAAATCTTTCGTCAAGCACCGCATCGACCGCACCCGCCCCTTTGTCATGCTTAATGGGGGGTCGTATCACGCTGAAAAAGGTTCCAGCACCGCAAAGCGGGAAAACAGCTTTCCGTCCGGACATACTGCTGGAGCAATTGCGGTCGCTCGCGCTATAGCGCGCGAATACCCCGAGCGTGCGCCCGTTGCTTATGGGGCAGCTGTATCCGCAGCCGCGGTTCAGCTCCCGCGGGGTACGCATTTTCTGAGCGATGTCCTTGTCGGCGGTCTCATCGGCTTTGCTGCGGAAGCTGCAATTTCAGTATTCCTGCACAAAAATACCAGTGATCTGTTCCCTTCTGCGTCCCGCGCAGCAGCGGCGTCTATCGATTGA
- a CDS encoding response regulator, protein MLERTKILIVEDEAVIAMHLSMIIEDCGGEVIGPAHSVAEALELIAAGAEIDGAVLDGNLGDADITPVALELVAKDISVVIYSGVGIPSDLASLHPDLPVVLKPQAASKAISLLVASIEDKQICSLRVP, encoded by the coding sequence GTGCTGGAGCGTACGAAAATATTGATTGTCGAAGACGAAGCCGTGATCGCGATGCACCTGTCGATGATCATCGAGGATTGCGGCGGAGAGGTCATCGGTCCGGCACACAGCGTGGCGGAGGCGCTGGAATTGATAGCTGCCGGTGCAGAAATCGATGGGGCTGTACTCGATGGCAACCTGGGTGACGCAGACATAACGCCGGTCGCTCTGGAGCTGGTAGCCAAAGATATTTCTGTCGTGATTTACTCGGGCGTCGGTATTCCGTCCGATCTGGCATCCCTCCACCCTGATCTGCCTGTTGTCCTGAAGCCTCAGGCTGCATCAAAGGCAATAAGTCTGCTTGTTGCCAGCATCGAAGATAAGCAAATTTGCAGTCTCCGTGTGCCCTGA
- a CDS encoding Crp/Fnr family transcriptional regulator codes for MSVFQSSTHNILLQTMSAEDYAHLEPHLIRIPLPVRLQLHVAADTIEYVYFPEDGVVSIVSVTLEGTSCEVGLFGREGMSETATVLGTDRSPHEAYVQVAGASGLRLPVDVLNEAMDQSATLRTHLLHYVQAMMIQLSSSIAAAGQTIEKRLARWLLMCGDRIDGDEIGLTHDFIAMMLNVRRPGVSVALDQLENQHLIRKRRGTIVIVDQAGLKHLAGGSYGLAEREYHRLLGQPLKKTVIKYEADDGPRDER; via the coding sequence TTGTCAGTTTTCCAGTCCTCGACGCACAATATCCTGCTTCAGACCATGTCGGCAGAGGATTACGCGCATCTCGAACCGCATCTGATCCGCATACCGCTGCCAGTAAGGCTTCAGTTGCATGTAGCAGCTGACACCATCGAATATGTCTATTTTCCTGAAGACGGGGTGGTTTCGATCGTTTCGGTAACTCTCGAAGGTACGTCCTGTGAAGTCGGCCTGTTTGGGCGGGAGGGCATGTCTGAAACAGCGACTGTCCTAGGAACCGATCGATCTCCGCATGAAGCCTATGTGCAGGTTGCCGGAGCATCCGGATTGCGACTGCCGGTTGATGTGCTGAACGAGGCGATGGACCAGAGCGCTACGCTGCGAACACACCTGCTGCATTATGTGCAGGCAATGATGATCCAGCTGTCGAGTTCGATTGCGGCAGCTGGTCAGACGATCGAAAAGCGCCTCGCCAGATGGTTGCTGATGTGCGGCGATCGGATCGACGGCGATGAGATCGGCCTGACGCACGACTTTATAGCAATGATGCTCAACGTACGACGTCCGGGCGTAAGTGTAGCCCTCGATCAGCTCGAGAACCAGCATCTCATAAGGAAACGTCGCGGTACCATTGTGATTGTGGACCAAGCTGGACTGAAGCATTTGGCTGGCGGCAGCTACGGTCTTGCCGAGCGGGAATACCATCGGCTGCTGGGTCAGCCACTAAAAAAGACAGTAATAAAATACGAAGCTGACGACGGACCGCGTGACGAACGCTGA
- a CDS encoding DUF7146 domain-containing protein, giving the protein MMARLPIDAEIRAQTIVEQLGGVWRGTRGECRCPAHDDGTPSLSVRLGDTAILFHCFAGCTPVEVMKALQRQKLHDRTAVAMPADKPKRDMGALALRLWQASSPIAGTLAEDYLVARGLSAPFSRSLRFNATTILGSGAEKRTMPAMIAAVENDLGLVAVQRTFLDPDNVLHKPIPKPKLALGLLGTAAIRLAPATDELGLAEGIEDAQSAMEWFGTPTWALGGVERLAFVAIPERVRRVIVYGDRGRAAERLLEKARDHLTANGRALVTRLPQHHDDWNDAWRAHLRI; this is encoded by the coding sequence ATGATGGCGCGACTTCCGATCGACGCTGAAATCCGCGCCCAGACCATCGTCGAACAGCTCGGCGGTGTATGGCGCGGCACCCGCGGTGAATGCCGCTGCCCCGCTCACGACGACGGCACGCCGAGTCTCTCGGTCCGGCTTGGCGACACCGCAATTCTCTTTCACTGCTTTGCCGGTTGCACGCCTGTCGAGGTGATGAAGGCACTCCAGCGTCAAAAGCTTCATGATCGGACCGCTGTGGCGATGCCGGCAGACAAACCCAAGCGCGACATGGGCGCGCTGGCGCTCCGCCTTTGGCAGGCGAGCAGCCCGATCGCGGGCACCCTCGCCGAGGACTATCTCGTCGCCCGCGGCTTGTCCGCGCCATTTTCCAGGTCGCTTCGCTTCAACGCCACGACCATTTTGGGCTCCGGTGCCGAAAAGCGAACCATGCCCGCGATGATAGCCGCGGTCGAAAACGACCTTGGCCTCGTCGCCGTCCAGCGCACGTTCCTCGATCCCGACAATGTGCTGCACAAGCCCATCCCCAAACCCAAACTTGCTCTGGGCTTGCTCGGCACTGCGGCCATAAGGCTTGCACCAGCGACCGACGAACTTGGTCTGGCCGAGGGGATCGAGGATGCGCAATCGGCGATGGAGTGGTTCGGCACGCCCACATGGGCGCTCGGCGGCGTCGAACGGCTCGCCTTTGTGGCCATTCCTGAAAGGGTGCGTCGGGTTATTGTTTACGGCGACCGAGGGCGAGCCGCAGAGCGCTTGCTGGAAAAAGCGCGCGATCATCTGACCGCCAATGGTCGCGCGCTCGTCACCCGCTTGCCCCAGCACCATGACGATTGGAATGACGCCTGGCGGGCACATTTGCGAATCTGA
- a CDS encoding single-stranded DNA-binding protein, with protein sequence MPQNISEFRIIGRIGKMTPRDRVTYVSVAANYNRRDGDDWKTDTYWNSVVCFSNVAQQVEAAGKGDLVHITGRVRESSHGEANDVSYRTELIADTFSVLAKAEGEDSR encoded by the coding sequence ATGCCGCAGAACATATCCGAATTTCGCATCATCGGCCGGATCGGCAAAATGACGCCACGCGATCGCGTGACCTATGTCAGCGTGGCGGCCAATTATAATCGTCGCGACGGCGACGACTGGAAAACCGATACCTACTGGAACAGTGTCGTTTGCTTCTCGAATGTCGCGCAACAGGTCGAGGCTGCCGGCAAGGGCGATCTGGTGCATATCACCGGTCGCGTGCGCGAGAGCAGTCACGGTGAGGCCAATGACGTTTCGTATCGGACCGAGTTGATTGCCGACACCTTCTCTGTCCTTGCCAAGGCCGAGGGCGAAGATAGCCGATGA
- a CDS encoding muramidase: MLPAAIVAKAIQVCAAGLGTAGLPAPKPYAVTVHAGAILDRQPSNEVDAEATVQNLLALGADFEAGPLGINGRDFSPFGVTPASVFDACALAHIDENLPASAFRPTSVARIASLLHQAFGARITDAVRPINANYGARYSWHKVGQAIDFVPAGGVNAISRAQIRTLMDKSGIRLIELLGPGDRGHANHWHIAFALPGQATDRIRPVESDEVWLVDVGSVAVAQPRETDALSAPSSPAGPAAKAPQQWDVFAAADWRAAHGGGS; the protein is encoded by the coding sequence ATGCTTCCGGCGGCAATAGTAGCAAAGGCGATCCAAGTCTGTGCCGCAGGGCTCGGCACGGCTGGTTTGCCAGCCCCGAAGCCGTATGCGGTCACCGTTCACGCAGGCGCGATCCTCGACCGGCAGCCGAGCAATGAGGTCGATGCAGAAGCAACAGTCCAAAACCTCCTCGCGCTCGGCGCGGATTTCGAAGCAGGTCCGCTTGGCATTAACGGTCGGGATTTCTCTCCATTCGGGGTAACGCCTGCCTCGGTGTTCGACGCCTGCGCGCTCGCGCATATCGATGAGAACTTGCCCGCATCAGCGTTCCGGCCGACTTCGGTCGCACGCATCGCCAGCCTGCTGCACCAAGCTTTTGGGGCACGCATCACCGACGCCGTGCGGCCGATAAACGCGAATTACGGCGCGCGGTATAGCTGGCACAAAGTCGGTCAGGCGATCGACTTCGTGCCCGCCGGCGGTGTCAACGCCATCTCGCGGGCGCAAATCCGGACCCTGATGGACAAGAGTGGCATCCGGCTCATCGAGCTGCTCGGGCCAGGAGATCGTGGCCACGCAAACCATTGGCATATCGCTTTTGCCCTGCCTGGACAGGCCACCGACCGCATCCGGCCCGTGGAGAGCGATGAAGTCTGGCTGGTCGACGTCGGCAGCGTCGCCGTCGCGCAGCCGCGTGAAACCGACGCGCTGTCCGCGCCATCGTCGCCTGCAGGTCCCGCTGCGAAGGCTCCCCAGCAATGGGACGTGTTCGCGGCTGCAGATTGGCGCGCGGCTCATGGAGGTGGCTCATGA
- a CDS encoding lytic transglycosylase domain-containing protein — protein MIYDIPAIVSLAQRCAPDVATEAVVPLVVTESGGDSLQINVNKGPRVRARSSAGGAAIVRRYMMAGYTVDVGLAQINSANLSGSGVTIEQAFEPCTNLALAGAMIRQGYARASRHYTGLDAISATYSLYNTGTLTRGFRNGYVDRVWSVASRMGSIQSPPPLPHALLPSDEALAPAVKPVSDRDGWVVGPVASDQIEVFK, from the coding sequence GTGATCTATGACATCCCCGCGATCGTGTCGCTGGCGCAGCGATGCGCGCCAGACGTAGCGACCGAAGCGGTCGTGCCGCTCGTTGTGACGGAGAGCGGCGGGGACTCATTGCAGATCAACGTCAACAAGGGTCCGCGTGTTCGTGCGAGGTCCTCTGCGGGAGGGGCTGCCATCGTCCGGCGCTACATGATGGCGGGTTACACCGTCGACGTCGGTTTAGCGCAGATCAACTCTGCGAATTTGTCGGGATCGGGGGTAACGATTGAACAGGCGTTCGAGCCGTGCACCAACCTCGCGCTCGCCGGCGCAATGATCCGGCAGGGCTATGCACGCGCGAGCCGTCATTATACCGGCCTCGATGCGATCTCCGCAACCTACTCGCTCTACAACACCGGCACGCTGACCCGAGGTTTTCGCAACGGATATGTCGACCGTGTGTGGTCGGTGGCCAGCAGAATGGGCTCGATTCAGTCGCCCCCGCCCCTCCCCCACGCTCTGCTGCCGTCTGACGAAGCCTTGGCCCCGGCGGTGAAGCCCGTCAGCGATCGTGATGGCTGGGTCGTCGGGCCAGTCGCCTCCGATCAGATCGAGGTTTTCAAGTGA
- a CDS encoding LPD7 domain-containing protein, whose amino-acid sequence MSVDNTIVRSGREDDLPAERPSFDLPPEIVARYEIREVQSLDGGERRVGLFLPPNRENPAIEIAGDRITARNEDPETVASLVKIAQHNGWDRIDVEGSAEFRKAMWSAASREGIAVSGYEPAFSEREAMDEGHRDASARQELQAAERSAREQQPEAEQESAPDHQSAKTVGLHREREELAELFLHGGTEKLAHDPRLAGAVQAQAAMEQHIGEVFDGDPSHMASAKLESRQMISDVLRRGLDVSVREPTAVRQIEPIQTRPDLER is encoded by the coding sequence GTGAGCGTCGACAACACCATCGTCCGGAGCGGTCGCGAAGATGATCTCCCGGCGGAGCGGCCCTCGTTCGATCTGCCACCCGAAATCGTCGCAAGATACGAAATCCGCGAGGTACAATCCTTGGATGGTGGGGAGCGGCGGGTCGGGTTGTTCCTTCCTCCCAATCGGGAGAATCCCGCGATCGAGATTGCCGGCGACCGGATCACGGCTCGCAACGAGGATCCCGAGACGGTCGCGAGTCTGGTGAAAATTGCGCAGCACAATGGCTGGGATCGGATCGACGTCGAGGGCTCCGCCGAGTTTCGCAAAGCGATGTGGTCGGCTGCGTCGCGCGAGGGGATCGCTGTCAGCGGGTACGAACCGGCCTTCTCAGAGCGCGAGGCAATGGACGAGGGGCACCGTGATGCGTCGGCGCGCCAGGAGCTTCAAGCCGCAGAGCGGTCAGCGCGGGAGCAGCAGCCAGAGGCTGAGCAGGAGTCCGCGCCAGATCACCAGTCGGCAAAGACAGTGGGACTTCATCGCGAACGCGAAGAGCTGGCGGAGCTTTTCCTCCACGGTGGCACGGAAAAGCTGGCGCACGATCCACGCCTTGCTGGTGCCGTGCAGGCGCAGGCGGCGATGGAGCAGCACATCGGCGAGGTCTTCGATGGCGATCCCAGCCATATGGCATCGGCGAAGCTCGAAAGCCGGCAAATGATCTCGGACGTGCTCAGGCGCGGCCTTGATGTCTCGGTCCGTGAGCCAACGGCAGTTCGGCAAATCGAACCGATTCAAACTCGTCCCGACCTGGAAAGGTAA
- a CDS encoding TrbC/VirB2 family protein translates to MKFKPKIGRIMSDRRTREFVSITGALALIAIAQPAFADGTAIESGLTTIKTWMVTVASVVGVIAIMAVGYAKLTGRMDWGKAVTVLIGIGIIFSATTIVGWMGGSGG, encoded by the coding sequence ATGAAGTTTAAACCGAAGATCGGCCGGATCATGTCAGATCGCCGCACTCGTGAGTTCGTCAGCATTACCGGAGCGCTCGCTCTCATCGCGATCGCGCAGCCGGCCTTCGCCGATGGTACGGCGATCGAGTCCGGTCTCACAACCATCAAGACGTGGATGGTCACGGTCGCATCGGTCGTCGGCGTCATCGCCATTATGGCGGTCGGCTATGCCAAGCTGACCGGCCGAATGGACTGGGGCAAGGCCGTGACGGTGCTGATCGGCATCGGCATCATCTTCTCGGCCACGACCATTGTCGGATGGATGGGCGGTTCTGGTGGCTGA
- a CDS encoding type IV secretion system protein VirB3 yields the protein MADVEKLAEDKVFLAMTRPSVFMGLPLEAILPIIMVCMIFWGIFHNPFYPLALFGALYFPARMIVHYDYNAFRLWGLWFQTVFLSKNRKFWGGGSYSPVRLRNGVKRKQFGND from the coding sequence GTGGCTGACGTCGAAAAGCTGGCCGAGGATAAGGTGTTCCTCGCCATGACCAGGCCATCGGTGTTCATGGGATTGCCGCTTGAGGCGATCCTGCCGATCATCATGGTCTGCATGATCTTCTGGGGGATTTTCCACAATCCATTTTACCCGCTTGCCTTATTTGGAGCCCTCTACTTCCCGGCGCGCATGATCGTTCACTACGATTACAATGCGTTTCGGCTGTGGGGCCTGTGGTTCCAGACCGTGTTTTTGTCCAAAAACCGAAAGTTCTGGGGCGGGGGGAGCTACTCGCCCGTCCGCCTCCGCAATGGTGTGAAGCGAAAGCAGTTCGGGAATGACTGA
- a CDS encoding VirB4 family type IV secretion/conjugal transfer ATPase, protein MTDFRLKHKKVALREVDDIKFIPYTRHIDDELVALENGSFMRMYRVDGRPFETSDVADLNSWHSKLNIAWRAIGDDRVALWTHLVRTATDPVLGGAFHSEFARTLQERYAEGLREKVLYHNEFYVTIVVRPSNMANDQISRIFSKEKQTGEIDDRALAIMADKCRDFESLLADTTPERLSIYEHDGVLFSKPMEVLHFILTGDRIRIPLLDGRLGQALYQSRMVFGREAAEIRLPHKTHYLGMFGVREYVASTRTGQFNSLLKLDFPYVLTQSFAPLVKSVASERFTKKYKQMTSSDDAGVSQAMELLDGVDDLMANRFVMGEHHLSISVIDEDPKRLLDRFAIARSAAADTGMVMAREDVALEAAFWAQLPGNFRMRARPAVINSRNFAALSPFYTFPAGRKSENHWGDAVTLLKTRAGSSFWFNFHRADIGHTLIIGPTGGGKTVLQNFLQAQLEKTGAKQVFFDKDRGAEIFVRACGGTYLTLRNGQPTGFAPLKGLSPTPSNIAFLRQFIRVLVRRENRPFSVAEDRLIDEGLDAVMRLPAPSRSFSALREMLGYSDAEGVGARLERWCLGSPLGWAFDGPVDEVSMAARFVGFDMTQFLENPEIRTPTMLYLFHRVDELLNGQRVVVDIDEFWKALQDDAFRAFAQDGLKTFRKRNAFMVFGTQSPADALRSPIAHAIIEQTATKILLPNSDAKRSDYCDGLGLTDAEYRLIREDLTPESRCFLVKQGHTSIVAKLDLGGMPNELKVLSGREETLTAMEEAIAQMGDDPAAWLPAFYANERRS, encoded by the coding sequence ATGACTGATTTCAGGCTGAAGCATAAGAAGGTCGCCCTTCGTGAGGTGGATGACATCAAGTTCATCCCCTACACGCGGCATATCGACGACGAACTTGTCGCTCTCGAGAATGGCTCGTTCATGCGCATGTACCGCGTCGACGGGCGGCCGTTCGAGACCAGTGACGTCGCTGACCTGAACAGCTGGCACAGCAAACTTAACATCGCCTGGCGCGCGATCGGTGACGACCGCGTCGCCCTGTGGACGCATCTCGTGAGGACAGCGACGGACCCGGTGCTCGGCGGGGCGTTCCACTCTGAATTCGCGCGCACGCTCCAGGAACGCTACGCCGAGGGGCTCAGGGAGAAAGTTCTCTACCATAACGAGTTCTACGTAACGATCGTTGTGCGGCCATCCAACATGGCCAACGATCAGATTTCTCGCATTTTCAGCAAGGAGAAGCAGACCGGCGAGATCGACGACCGCGCGCTGGCGATCATGGCAGACAAATGCCGCGACTTTGAATCGCTGCTCGCTGACACGACGCCAGAACGCCTGTCGATCTACGAGCATGACGGCGTCCTGTTTTCGAAGCCGATGGAGGTGCTGCACTTCATCCTGACCGGCGATCGCATCCGCATCCCGCTGCTCGATGGCCGTCTCGGGCAGGCTCTTTATCAATCGCGCATGGTTTTTGGTCGCGAGGCAGCGGAGATCCGCCTGCCGCACAAGACACACTATCTCGGCATGTTCGGCGTACGCGAATATGTCGCCAGCACACGGACGGGGCAGTTCAACAGCCTGCTGAAGCTGGATTTCCCCTATGTGCTGACACAGAGTTTCGCGCCGCTCGTGAAGTCGGTCGCCAGCGAGCGCTTCACAAAAAAATACAAGCAGATGACGTCGTCGGACGATGCGGGCGTCAGTCAGGCGATGGAGCTGCTCGACGGGGTCGACGACCTCATGGCGAACCGTTTCGTCATGGGCGAGCATCATCTGTCGATCTCGGTGATTGATGAGGACCCGAAGCGTCTGCTGGACCGTTTCGCCATCGCGCGGTCCGCGGCGGCTGACACCGGCATGGTCATGGCTCGTGAAGATGTTGCGCTTGAAGCAGCGTTCTGGGCCCAGCTTCCCGGAAACTTCCGGATGCGCGCGCGGCCGGCGGTCATCAACAGCCGTAACTTTGCAGCCCTGAGCCCGTTCTACACCTTCCCGGCTGGCCGAAAGTCGGAAAATCATTGGGGCGACGCCGTCACGCTCCTCAAGACGCGCGCCGGGTCGTCCTTCTGGTTCAACTTCCACCGCGCCGACATCGGTCACACGCTCATCATCGGCCCCACGGGCGGTGGTAAGACGGTGCTTCAGAATTTCCTCCAGGCTCAGCTCGAGAAAACCGGCGCAAAACAGGTCTTCTTCGACAAGGATCGCGGTGCTGAGATCTTCGTTCGGGCATGCGGCGGAACCTATCTGACGCTCCGTAACGGCCAGCCTACTGGCTTCGCACCGCTGAAGGGGCTGTCGCCGACACCGTCGAATATCGCGTTTCTTCGCCAGTTCATCCGCGTTTTGGTCCGGCGCGAAAACCGCCCATTTTCAGTGGCTGAGGATAGGCTGATCGACGAGGGGCTGGATGCTGTCATGCGGCTGCCGGCGCCCTCGCGCTCCTTTAGTGCGCTGCGTGAGATGCTGGGCTATTCCGATGCCGAAGGCGTCGGTGCCCGCCTGGAACGCTGGTGCCTTGGAAGTCCGCTCGGATGGGCGTTCGATGGTCCCGTTGACGAGGTGTCGATGGCGGCCCGCTTCGTCGGGTTCGACATGACGCAATTCCTCGAAAACCCGGAGATCCGCACACCGACCATGCTCTACCTCTTCCACCGCGTGGACGAGCTGCTGAACGGCCAGCGGGTCGTGGTTGACATCGACGAGTTCTGGAAGGCGCTGCAGGATGATGCCTTCAGGGCGTTTGCACAGGATGGCCTGAAGACCTTCCGTAAACGCAACGCCTTCATGGTTTTCGGCACGCAGTCGCCGGCCGATGCGCTGCGGTCACCCATCGCGCACGCGATTATCGAGCAGACGGCAACCAAGATATTGTTGCCGAACTCCGATGCAAAGCGATCCGACTATTGTGACGGCCTCGGTCTGACCGATGCCGAGTATCGGCTGATCCGCGAGGATCTGACGCCCGAGAGCCGGTGTTTTCTCGTCAAGCAGGGCCATACCTCGATCGTCGCCAAGCTCGATCTCGGTGGGATGCCCAATGAGCTGAAAGTACTTTCTGGCCGCGAGGAGACCCTCACGGCCATGGAAGAGGCCATAGCCCAAATGGGCGACGATCCTGCGGCGTGGCTCCCCGCTTTCTATGCAAACGAAAGGAGAAGCTGA
- a CDS encoding type IV secretion system protein codes for MSLKRFIMMAVSPIALTALASPAAAQGIPVFDTSTYVQALAQVQNTVKMIEQGKQQIQTATTTLSSLQKLTNVNSLATSLLNSQIRNILPNTTIDADTLLSGDLSKIGSLGTLASSIQSRYKLSATGSSDADAAYNQALANATGSAAATAALGENTLSATQTRMQGLDQLRQALSSAKDPKDVMDLQARIAVEQAQLQNDMLKIQAVQMAQAGEANLAASAAQVSAGRNESAFFKANTIRN; via the coding sequence ATGTCGCTCAAGCGTTTCATAATGATGGCAGTTTCGCCCATCGCGCTCACCGCCTTGGCATCGCCCGCTGCCGCTCAGGGCATTCCCGTTTTCGACACATCGACCTACGTCCAGGCGCTTGCTCAGGTGCAGAATACGGTCAAGATGATCGAGCAGGGCAAGCAGCAGATTCAGACCGCGACGACCACCCTCTCCTCGCTCCAGAAGCTGACCAACGTCAACAGCCTGGCCACGAGCCTGCTCAATTCGCAGATCCGCAACATCTTGCCAAACACGACGATCGACGCGGACACACTCCTCAGCGGCGATCTGTCGAAGATCGGGTCGCTCGGCACCTTGGCCTCGAGCATTCAGTCGCGTTACAAGCTCTCAGCCACGGGATCGTCGGACGCTGATGCTGCCTACAACCAGGCGCTGGCGAACGCGACCGGCTCGGCCGCTGCAACGGCAGCACTCGGCGAAAACACCCTTAGCGCGACGCAGACGCGGATGCAGGGTCTCGATCAGCTCCGCCAAGCGCTGTCGAGCGCGAAAGACCCCAAGGACGTAATGGACCTGCAAGCCCGCATCGCCGTCGAGCAGGCCCAGCTCCAGAACGACATGCTCAAAATTCAGGCAGTTCAGATGGCCCAGGCCGGCGAAGCAAACTTGGCCGCGAGTGCAGCGCAGGTCTCTGCGGGCCGTAATGAGTCGGCCTTTTTCAAAGCCAACACGATTAGGAACTGA